In Acidimicrobiales bacterium, the sequence ACCGTCGCGCGACCGGCGGTGGCGCCGCCCTTCTCGAGTCCGGCCGCGGCGCGGATGAGCGCCGGCGCCGGGGGCGTCTTGAGCACGAAGGTGAAGCTGCGGTCCTCGAAGATCGTGATCTCGACGGGGATGATCTGACCGCGCTGGTTCTCGGTCTGGGCGTTGTACTGCTTGACGAAGTCCATCGTCGCCACGCCGTGGGGACCGAGCGCCGTACCGACCGGGGGCGCGGCGGTTGCCGCCCCGGCGGGGAGCTGGATCTTGACGATCGCTGCGACCTTCTTGCGTGCCATTTCTGTTCCTTTAGAGCTTCGCCACTTGGGCGAAATCGAGCTCGACCGGGGTTTCCCGGCCGAAGATGTTGACCAGCACCTTGAGCTTGAGCTGATCCTCGTTGATCTCCGAGATCTGGCCCGAGAAGTCGGCGAAGGGGCCTTCCTTGACCCGCACCGTCTCGTTGACCTCG encodes:
- the rplK gene encoding 50S ribosomal protein L11; this encodes MARKKVAAIVKIQLPAGAATAAPPVGTALGPHGVATMDFVKQYNAQTENQRGQIIPVEITIFEDRSFTFVLKTPPAPALIRAAAGLEKGGATAGRATVGSITRAQAEEIAKTKMPDLNANDLEAAVLQIAGTARSMGIEVK